In Nymphaea colorata isolate Beijing-Zhang1983 chromosome 3, ASM883128v2, whole genome shotgun sequence, a genomic segment contains:
- the LOC116250374 gene encoding ervatamin-B-like → MGKHLTVILLLFLGVSLLANAEGFVVHPDDLGDEARLWSLYLRWLHSFNVSRTEDEMRKRFHVFVENVRFIEEFNKKGSSFELQLNAFGDLTNKEFLLLYAGFKPDPNATNNVTEVFEHGTDQFVPKSVDWRARGAVTRVKDQLKCGSCWAFAVVAAIEGLNMIKTGRLVSLSEQELVDCNPYAKGCHGGDRRMAIYFASRIGGLTAETNYPYRGYQSTCQTNRLKDIAAKVRGLGLVSQNNEYALMQAAARQPITVSVDATTWQFYHKGVFKGPCGLGLNHGVTIVGYGTTVEGTKYWLVKNSWGTGWGENGYIRMLRDVSPEGLCGIAMIPAFPV, encoded by the exons ATGGGAAAGCACCTTACTGTAATACTGCTTCTGTTTCTAGGAGTTTCACTCCTGGCCAATGCAGAAGGTTTCGTTGTCCACCCAGATGATCTGGGTGATGAAGCACGCCTGTGGAGTTTGTACTTGAGATGGCTTCACTCCTTCAACGTGTCAAGAACAGAGGACGAGATGCGCAAGCGCTTCCATGTGTTTGTCGAGAACGTGCGATTCATCGAGGAGTTCAACAAGAAGGGCTCTTCCTTCGAGCTTCAACTGAATGCCTTTGGAGACCTCACAAACAAAGAGTTTCTATTACTATATGCTGGATTCAAACCAGATCCTAATGCCACGAACAACGTCACAGAGGTCTTTGAGCATGGAACTGATCAGTTCGTTCCTAAATCTGTCGATTGGAGGGCTCGCGGAGCAGTAACTCGCGTCAAGGATCAACTAAAATGTG GATCTTGCTGGGCATTCGCTGTAGTGGCTGCAATTGAGGGCTTAAACATGATCAAAACTGGGAGATTGGTTTCACTATCAGAGCAAGAACTAGTTGATTGCAATCCCTACGCAAAGGGGTGCCATGGTGGAGACCGCCGTATGGCCATTTACTTTGCTTCCAGAATAGGTGGACTCACTGCAGAAACCAACTATCCTTATCGTGGCTACCAGTCTACTTGTCAAACTAACAGG CTGAAAGATATCGCTGCAAAGGTAAGGGGACTGGGATTGGTGAGTCAAAATAATGAGTATGCCCTCATGCAAGCTGCTGCACGTCAACCCATAACAGTTTCAGTTGATGCGACTACATGGCAATTCTATCACAAG GGTGTCTTCAAGGGGCCATGCGGGCTTGGCCTCAACCATGGAGTCACGATTGTTGGATATGGAACCACAGTTGAAGGAACCAAGTATTGGTTAGTGAAGAACTCGTGGGGAACTGGTTGGGGTGAGAACGGATATATTCGAATGTTACGCGATGTAAGCCCTGAGGGGCTCTGTGGAATCGCCATGATCCCAGCTTTTCCAGTGTAG